The Crocosphaera sp. UHCC 0190 genome includes a region encoding these proteins:
- the rsgA gene encoding small ribosomal subunit biogenesis GTPase RsgA, translated as MHDVTPTDQFSIPPISEIFGTVVAVQANFYQVRLDHTLKDQNGSPLSHLLCTRRTRLKKIGQNIMVGDHVMVEEPDYQDGRGAIAQVLPRKTELSRPPVANADQILLVFSLEEPPLEPWQLSRFLVKAESTNLPSRLCLNKADLMPSTLQNAWQERLQKWGYNPLFISTMTGQGLDELKNCLRDRITILAGPSGVGKSSLINTLIPNIKQRVNQVSGKLQKGRHTTRHVELFELPAGGLVADTPGFNQPNLDCETARLVYYFPEAKQQLEVGNCQFKDCLHRGEPNCVIDTNWERYEHYLTFLKEAISQQELNQKIGEKESNLKLKIKGSGQEYYEPKLETKKYRRSSRREKHQNLQNQYDHQNLDKLEQEEES; from the coding sequence GTGCATGATGTGACCCCAACAGACCAGTTTTCTATTCCTCCTATCTCGGAAATTTTCGGGACAGTGGTAGCAGTACAGGCTAATTTTTATCAGGTACGTTTAGATCACACCTTAAAGGATCAAAATGGTTCCCCACTCTCCCATTTACTCTGTACTCGACGCACTCGGTTAAAGAAAATTGGTCAAAATATCATGGTAGGCGATCACGTGATGGTTGAAGAACCAGACTATCAAGATGGACGAGGTGCGATCGCCCAAGTATTACCCCGCAAAACTGAATTATCCCGGCCTCCCGTGGCCAATGCTGACCAAATTCTCTTAGTATTTTCTTTAGAAGAACCCCCCCTAGAACCCTGGCAATTAAGTCGTTTTTTGGTCAAAGCAGAGTCAACAAACCTACCTTCACGTTTATGTCTAAATAAAGCTGATTTAATGCCATCTACTCTACAAAACGCATGGCAGGAACGTCTACAAAAATGGGGCTATAATCCATTATTTATTAGTACGATGACAGGACAAGGATTAGATGAACTTAAAAACTGTCTACGAGATAGAATTACAATTCTGGCAGGGCCATCAGGAGTTGGTAAATCTAGTTTAATTAATACATTAATTCCTAACATTAAACAACGGGTCAATCAGGTTTCTGGCAAATTGCAAAAAGGTCGTCATACTACCCGTCACGTTGAATTGTTTGAATTGCCAGCAGGGGGATTAGTTGCGGATACTCCTGGATTTAATCAACCTAATTTAGACTGCGAAACTGCAAGATTAGTATACTATTTTCCAGAGGCAAAACAACAATTAGAAGTCGGAAATTGTCAGTTTAAAGACTGTTTACATCGCGGAGAACCCAATTGTGTTATTGACACGAATTGGGAAAGATATGAACATTACTTGACCTTTTTAAAAGAAGCAATATCTCAACAAGAATTAAACCAAAAAATAGGGGAAAAAGAATCAAATTTAAAATTAAAAATTAAAGGTTCAGGTCAGGAATATTATGAACCCAAATTAGAAACCAAAAAATATCGTCGCTCTTCCCGTCGAGAAAAACATCAAAATTTACAGAACCAGTATGACCATCAAAATTTAGACAAACTTGAACAAGAAGAAGAATCTTAA
- a CDS encoding sulfurtransferase TusA family protein: MNLPTAEVFLLDLRGTPCPINFVRTKLKLEQMSPGEVLEVWLDPGEPIEQVPDSLTMEGYHLETIEDRQEFFSLKVRRP, translated from the coding sequence ATGAACCTCCCTACTGCTGAAGTTTTTTTATTGGATCTACGGGGAACTCCTTGCCCCATTAACTTCGTTCGCACTAAATTAAAATTAGAGCAAATGTCTCCTGGTGAGGTGTTAGAAGTGTGGTTAGATCCAGGAGAACCTATTGAACAGGTTCCCGATAGTTTGACGATGGAAGGGTATCACCTCGAAACCATTGAAGATCGTCAAGAGTTCTTCTCTCTCAAAGTACGTCGTCCCTGA